A single genomic interval of Pan paniscus chromosome 18, NHGRI_mPanPan1-v2.0_pri, whole genome shotgun sequence harbors:
- the VPS9D1 gene encoding VPS9 domain-containing protein 1 isoform X6 — MAAAAGDGTVKPLQSAMKLANGAIELDTGNRPREAYTEYLRSIHYISQVLLEEVETTKAGETVPPDTSKMLKLAQQCLERAQSTAAKLGKTRLKPTMPAAAPIPQPAGRHRRVYSDEGGKLSPFLPPEIFQKLQGAESQSCKKELTPLEEASLQNQKLKAAYEARMARLDPSQAMQKTSLTLSLQRQMMENLVIAKAREETLQRKMEERRLRLQEAANRRFCSQVALTPEEREQRALYAAILEYEQDHDWPKHWKAKLKRNPGDLSLVTSLVSHLLSLPDHPIAQLLRRLQCSVYSALYPAVSRAAAPAPGCCPPTPNPGSRRLRPSQSLHCMLSPPEPSAAPRPQDSPPTPPLQPGPVGSPSPLGDTASGLPDKDSSFEDLEQFLGTSERQGRGRGVQPEPQLQQLKTAVEEIHNAIADRLLSLTLLAFEGLNTAASKDRCLACIEEPFFCPLWPLLLALYRSVHRAREAALSRSMELYRNAPPTAIGIPTKLLPQNPEAKGATDYPYCAAAQELGLLVLESCPQKKLECIVRTLRIICVCAEDYCPTPEATPQAGPPPIAAAAIGADDLLPILSFVVLRSGLPQLASECAALEEFIHEGYLIGEEGYCLTSLQSALSYVELLPRGGLAK, encoded by the exons ATGGCCGCTGCGGCCGGGGACGGCACGGTGAAGCCGCTGCAGAGCGCCATGAAGCTTGCCAACGGGGCCATCGAGCTGGACACCGGCAACCGGCCCCGG GAGGCATACACGGAATACCTGAGGAGCATCCACTATATCTCCCAGGTGTTACTGGAAGAAGTGGAAACCACTAAAG CTGGGGAAACTGTGCCCCCCGACACCTCCAAGATGCTGAAGCTAGCACAGCAGTGTCTGGAGAGGGCCCAGTCGACGGCCGCCAAGCTTG GGAAAACACGCCTGAAGCCAACCATGCCTGCAGCTGCTCCCATCCCCCAGCCTGCCGGACGACACCGCCGTGTATACTCCGATGAAGGAGGAAAGCTCTCTCCTTTTCTGCCACCCGAGATCTTCCAGAAGCTTCAGGGGGCAGAGTCACAAAGCTGTAAGAA AGAGCTGACGCCACTGGAGGAGGCCTCCCTGCAGAATCAGAAGCTGAAGGCTGCGTATGAGGCCCGAATGGCGAGGCTAGACCCCAGCCAGGCCATGCAGAAGACATCCCTG ACCCTCTCTCTACAGCGGCAGATGATGGAGAACCTAGTGATTGCCAAAGCCCGGGAGGAGACA CTCCAGAGAAAGATGGAGGAGCGCCGGCTGCGGCTCCAGGAGGCCGCCAACAG GAGGTTTTGCAGCCAAGTCGCCCTGACCCCGGAGGAACGGGAGCAGCGGGCCCTTTACGCCGCCATCCTGGAGTACGAACAGGACCAT GACTGGCCGAAGCACTGGAAGGCCAAGCTCAAGAGGAATCCGGGGGACCTGTCACtcgtgaccagcctggtctcACACCTGCTCAG CCTCCCTGACCACCCGATCGCGCAGCTCCTGAGGCGGCTGCAGTGCTCCGTGTACAGCGCCCTGTATCCCGCCGTGAGCAGAGCAGCCGCGCCAGCCCCAGGCTGCTGCCCCCCGACCCCCAACCCCGGAAGCCGACGGCTGCGGCCCTCGCAGAGCCTCCATTGCATGCTGTCCCCGCCCGAGCCCAGCGCAGCCCCGCGGCCCCAGGACAGTCCCCCCACGCCCCCACTCCAACCCGGCCCCGTGGGGTCTCCCTCACCCCTGGGGGACACCGCATCTGGATTGCCAGACAAGGACAGCTCGTTCGAGGACCTGGAGCAGTTCCTGGGGACGTCTGAGCGGCAGGGCCGGGGCCGTGGGGTACAGCCGGAGCCCCAGCTGCAGCAGCTGAAGACCGCGGTGGAGGAGATCCACAATGCCATAG CAGACAGGCTGCTCTCGCTGACCCTTCTGGCCTTCGAAGGCCTAAACACAGCTGCCTCCAAGGACCGCTGCCTGGCCTGCATTGAGGAACCCTTTTTCTGCCCGCTGTGGCCTCTGCTGCTGGCCCTGTACAG GAGCGTGCACCGAGCCCGGGAGGCTGCCCTGAGCAGGAGCATGGAGCTCTACAGGAATGCACCTCCCACCGCCATTGGCATCCCCACCAAGCTCCTCCCCCAGAACCCTGAGGCCAAGGGGGCCACTGACTACCCCTACTGCGCGGCGGCCCAGGAGCTTGGACTGCTGGTCCTGGAGAGCTGCCCCCAGAAGAAGCTGGAGTGCATAG TGCGGACCCTGCGGATCATCTGTGTCTGTGCGGAAGACTACTGCCCCACCCCAGAGGCCACACCCCAGGCCGGGCCCCCGCCCATCGCTGCAGCTGCCAT TGGTGCCGATGACCTGCTGCCCATCCTGTCCTTCGTGGTGCTGAGGAGCGGCCTCCCTCAGCTGGCGTCGGAGTGCGCGGCCCTGGAGGAGTTCATCCACGAGGG GTACCTGATCGGAGAGGAGGGCTACTGCCTCACATCACTGCAGAGTGCCCTGAGCTACGTGGAGCTGCTGCCCCGGGGCGGCCTGGCCAAGTAG
- the VPS9D1 gene encoding VPS9 domain-containing protein 1 isoform X5 gives MAAAAGDGTVKPLQSAMKLANGAIELDTGNRPREAYTEYLRSIHYISQVLLEEVETTKEAGETVPPDTSKMLKLAQQCLERAQSTAAKLGKTRLKPTMPAAAPIPQPAGRHRRVYSDEGGKLSPFLPPEIFQKLQGAESQSCKKELTPLEEASLQNQKLKAAYEARMARLDPSQAMQKTSLTLSLQRQMMENLVIAKAREETLQRKMEERRLRLQEAANRRFCSQVALTPEEREQRALYAAILEYEQDHDWPKHWKAKLKRNPGDLSLVTSLVSHLLSLPDHPIAQLLRRLQCSVYSALYPAVSRAAAPAPGCCPPTPNPGSRRLRPSQSLHCMLSPPEPSAAPRPQDSPPTPPLQPGPVGSPSPLGDTASGLPDKDSSFEDLEQFLGTSERQGRGRGVQPEPQLQQLKTAVEEIHNAIDRLLSLTLLAFEGLNTAASKDRCLACIEEPFFCPLWPLLLALYRSVHRAREAALSRSMELYRNAPPTAIGIPTKLLPQNPEAKGATDYPYCAAAQELGLLVLESCPQKKLECIVRTLRIICVCAEDYCPTPEATPQAGPPPIAAAAIGADDLLPILSFVVLRSGLPQLASECAALEEFIHEGYLIGEEGYCLTSLQSALSYVELLPRGGLAK, from the exons ATGGCCGCTGCGGCCGGGGACGGCACGGTGAAGCCGCTGCAGAGCGCCATGAAGCTTGCCAACGGGGCCATCGAGCTGGACACCGGCAACCGGCCCCGG GAGGCATACACGGAATACCTGAGGAGCATCCACTATATCTCCCAGGTGTTACTGGAAGAAGTGGAAACCACTAAAG AAGCTGGGGAAACTGTGCCCCCCGACACCTCCAAGATGCTGAAGCTAGCACAGCAGTGTCTGGAGAGGGCCCAGTCGACGGCCGCCAAGCTTG GGAAAACACGCCTGAAGCCAACCATGCCTGCAGCTGCTCCCATCCCCCAGCCTGCCGGACGACACCGCCGTGTATACTCCGATGAAGGAGGAAAGCTCTCTCCTTTTCTGCCACCCGAGATCTTCCAGAAGCTTCAGGGGGCAGAGTCACAAAGCTGTAAGAA AGAGCTGACGCCACTGGAGGAGGCCTCCCTGCAGAATCAGAAGCTGAAGGCTGCGTATGAGGCCCGAATGGCGAGGCTAGACCCCAGCCAGGCCATGCAGAAGACATCCCTG ACCCTCTCTCTACAGCGGCAGATGATGGAGAACCTAGTGATTGCCAAAGCCCGGGAGGAGACA CTCCAGAGAAAGATGGAGGAGCGCCGGCTGCGGCTCCAGGAGGCCGCCAACAG GAGGTTTTGCAGCCAAGTCGCCCTGACCCCGGAGGAACGGGAGCAGCGGGCCCTTTACGCCGCCATCCTGGAGTACGAACAGGACCAT GACTGGCCGAAGCACTGGAAGGCCAAGCTCAAGAGGAATCCGGGGGACCTGTCACtcgtgaccagcctggtctcACACCTGCTCAG CCTCCCTGACCACCCGATCGCGCAGCTCCTGAGGCGGCTGCAGTGCTCCGTGTACAGCGCCCTGTATCCCGCCGTGAGCAGAGCAGCCGCGCCAGCCCCAGGCTGCTGCCCCCCGACCCCCAACCCCGGAAGCCGACGGCTGCGGCCCTCGCAGAGCCTCCATTGCATGCTGTCCCCGCCCGAGCCCAGCGCAGCCCCGCGGCCCCAGGACAGTCCCCCCACGCCCCCACTCCAACCCGGCCCCGTGGGGTCTCCCTCACCCCTGGGGGACACCGCATCTGGATTGCCAGACAAGGACAGCTCGTTCGAGGACCTGGAGCAGTTCCTGGGGACGTCTGAGCGGCAGGGCCGGGGCCGTGGGGTACAGCCGGAGCCCCAGCTGCAGCAGCTGAAGACCGCGGTGGAGGAGATCCACAATGCCATAG ACAGGCTGCTCTCGCTGACCCTTCTGGCCTTCGAAGGCCTAAACACAGCTGCCTCCAAGGACCGCTGCCTGGCCTGCATTGAGGAACCCTTTTTCTGCCCGCTGTGGCCTCTGCTGCTGGCCCTGTACAG GAGCGTGCACCGAGCCCGGGAGGCTGCCCTGAGCAGGAGCATGGAGCTCTACAGGAATGCACCTCCCACCGCCATTGGCATCCCCACCAAGCTCCTCCCCCAGAACCCTGAGGCCAAGGGGGCCACTGACTACCCCTACTGCGCGGCGGCCCAGGAGCTTGGACTGCTGGTCCTGGAGAGCTGCCCCCAGAAGAAGCTGGAGTGCATAG TGCGGACCCTGCGGATCATCTGTGTCTGTGCGGAAGACTACTGCCCCACCCCAGAGGCCACACCCCAGGCCGGGCCCCCGCCCATCGCTGCAGCTGCCAT TGGTGCCGATGACCTGCTGCCCATCCTGTCCTTCGTGGTGCTGAGGAGCGGCCTCCCTCAGCTGGCGTCGGAGTGCGCGGCCCTGGAGGAGTTCATCCACGAGGG GTACCTGATCGGAGAGGAGGGCTACTGCCTCACATCACTGCAGAGTGCCCTGAGCTACGTGGAGCTGCTGCCCCGGGGCGGCCTGGCCAAGTAG
- the VPS9D1 gene encoding VPS9 domain-containing protein 1 isoform X2, whose amino-acid sequence MAAAAGDGTVKPLQSAMKLANGAIELDTGNRPREAYTEYLRSIHYISQVLLEEVETTKEAGETVPPDTSKMLKLAQQCLERAQSTAAKLGKTRLKPTMPAAAPIPQPAGRHRRVYSDEGGKLSPFLPPEIFQKLQGAESQSCKKELTPLEEASLQNQKLKAAYEARMARLDPSQAMQKTSLTLSLQRQMMENLVIAKAREETLQRKMEERRLRLQEAANRRFCSQVALTPEEREQRALYAAILEYEQDHDWPKHWKAKLKRNPGDLSLVTSLVSHLLSLPDHPIAQLLRRLQCSVYSALYPAVSRAAAPAPGCCPPTPNPGSRRLRPSQSLHCMLSPPEPSAAPRPQDSPPTPPLQPGPVGSPSPLGDTASGLPDKDSSFEDLEQFLGTSERQGRGRGVQPEPQLQQLKTAVEEIHNAIDRLLSLTLLAFEGLNTAASKDRCLACIEEPFFCPLWPLLLALYRSVHRAREAALSRSMELYRNAPPTAIGIPTKLLPQNPEAKGATDYPYCAAAQELGLLVLESCPQKKLECIVRTLRIICVCAEDYCPTPEATPQAGPPPIAAAAILVPAGCTVEAGGPCGPSPGSAVRELPLGTASPCPAGFRCLCAEGHRDGGPHGQDGSTAAGFAEREAPGPNPRPLCPPDSGADDLLPILSFVVLRSGLPQLASECAALEEFIHEGYLIGEEGYCLTSLQSALSYVELLPRGGLAK is encoded by the exons ATGGCCGCTGCGGCCGGGGACGGCACGGTGAAGCCGCTGCAGAGCGCCATGAAGCTTGCCAACGGGGCCATCGAGCTGGACACCGGCAACCGGCCCCGG GAGGCATACACGGAATACCTGAGGAGCATCCACTATATCTCCCAGGTGTTACTGGAAGAAGTGGAAACCACTAAAG AAGCTGGGGAAACTGTGCCCCCCGACACCTCCAAGATGCTGAAGCTAGCACAGCAGTGTCTGGAGAGGGCCCAGTCGACGGCCGCCAAGCTTG GGAAAACACGCCTGAAGCCAACCATGCCTGCAGCTGCTCCCATCCCCCAGCCTGCCGGACGACACCGCCGTGTATACTCCGATGAAGGAGGAAAGCTCTCTCCTTTTCTGCCACCCGAGATCTTCCAGAAGCTTCAGGGGGCAGAGTCACAAAGCTGTAAGAA AGAGCTGACGCCACTGGAGGAGGCCTCCCTGCAGAATCAGAAGCTGAAGGCTGCGTATGAGGCCCGAATGGCGAGGCTAGACCCCAGCCAGGCCATGCAGAAGACATCCCTG ACCCTCTCTCTACAGCGGCAGATGATGGAGAACCTAGTGATTGCCAAAGCCCGGGAGGAGACA CTCCAGAGAAAGATGGAGGAGCGCCGGCTGCGGCTCCAGGAGGCCGCCAACAG GAGGTTTTGCAGCCAAGTCGCCCTGACCCCGGAGGAACGGGAGCAGCGGGCCCTTTACGCCGCCATCCTGGAGTACGAACAGGACCAT GACTGGCCGAAGCACTGGAAGGCCAAGCTCAAGAGGAATCCGGGGGACCTGTCACtcgtgaccagcctggtctcACACCTGCTCAG CCTCCCTGACCACCCGATCGCGCAGCTCCTGAGGCGGCTGCAGTGCTCCGTGTACAGCGCCCTGTATCCCGCCGTGAGCAGAGCAGCCGCGCCAGCCCCAGGCTGCTGCCCCCCGACCCCCAACCCCGGAAGCCGACGGCTGCGGCCCTCGCAGAGCCTCCATTGCATGCTGTCCCCGCCCGAGCCCAGCGCAGCCCCGCGGCCCCAGGACAGTCCCCCCACGCCCCCACTCCAACCCGGCCCCGTGGGGTCTCCCTCACCCCTGGGGGACACCGCATCTGGATTGCCAGACAAGGACAGCTCGTTCGAGGACCTGGAGCAGTTCCTGGGGACGTCTGAGCGGCAGGGCCGGGGCCGTGGGGTACAGCCGGAGCCCCAGCTGCAGCAGCTGAAGACCGCGGTGGAGGAGATCCACAATGCCATAG ACAGGCTGCTCTCGCTGACCCTTCTGGCCTTCGAAGGCCTAAACACAGCTGCCTCCAAGGACCGCTGCCTGGCCTGCATTGAGGAACCCTTTTTCTGCCCGCTGTGGCCTCTGCTGCTGGCCCTGTACAG GAGCGTGCACCGAGCCCGGGAGGCTGCCCTGAGCAGGAGCATGGAGCTCTACAGGAATGCACCTCCCACCGCCATTGGCATCCCCACCAAGCTCCTCCCCCAGAACCCTGAGGCCAAGGGGGCCACTGACTACCCCTACTGCGCGGCGGCCCAGGAGCTTGGACTGCTGGTCCTGGAGAGCTGCCCCCAGAAGAAGCTGGAGTGCATAG TGCGGACCCTGCGGATCATCTGTGTCTGTGCGGAAGACTACTGCCCCACCCCAGAGGCCACACCCCAGGCCGGGCCCCCGCCCATCGCTGCAGCTGCCAT CCTGGTGCCAGCCGGCTGCACTGTAGAAGCAGGAGGACCATGTGGGCCCAGCCCTGGCTCCGCAGTACGGGAGCTCCCTTTAGGGACGgcctcaccatgcccagctggcttCCGGTGCCTCTGCGCAGAAGGGCACAGAGATGGCGGCCCGCACGGCCAGGATGGCTCCACAGCTGCTGGGTTTGCGGAGCGAGAGGCTCCTGGCCCCAACCCAAGGCCACTATGCCCTCCCGACAGTGGTGCCGATGACCTGCTGCCCATCCTGTCCTTCGTGGTGCTGAGGAGCGGCCTCCCTCAGCTGGCGTCGGAGTGCGCGGCCCTGGAGGAGTTCATCCACGAGGG GTACCTGATCGGAGAGGAGGGCTACTGCCTCACATCACTGCAGAGTGCCCTGAGCTACGTGGAGCTGCTGCCCCGGGGCGGCCTGGCCAAGTAG
- the VPS9D1 gene encoding VPS9 domain-containing protein 1 isoform X14 → MAAAAGDGTVKPLQSAMKLANGAIELDTGNRPREAYTEYLRSIHYISQVLLEEVETTKEAGETVPPDTSKMLKLAQQCLERAQSTAAKLGKTRLKPTMPAAAPIPQPAGRHRRVYSDEGGKLSPFLPPEIFQKLQGAESQSCKKELTPLEEASLQNQKLKAAYEARMARLDPSQAMQKTSLTLSLQRQMMENLVIAKAREETLQRKMEERRLRLQEAANRRFCSQVALTPEEREQRALYAAILEYEQDHDWPKHWKAKLKRNPGDLSLVTSLVSHLLSLPDHPIAQLLRRLQCSVYSALYPAVSRAAAPAPGCCPPTPNPGSRRLRPSQSLHCMLSPPEPSAAPRPQDSPPTPPLQPGPVGSPSPLGDTASGLPDKDSSFEDLEQFLGTSERQGRGRGVQPEPQLQQLKTAVEEIHNAIDRLLSLTLLAFEGLNTAASKDRCLACIEEPFFCPLWPLLLALYRSVHRAREAALSRSMELYRNAPPTAIGIPTKLLPQNPEAKGATDYPYCAAAQELGLLVLESCPQKKLECIGQQCGPCGSSVSVRKTTAPPQRPHPRPGPRPSLQLPCT, encoded by the exons ATGGCCGCTGCGGCCGGGGACGGCACGGTGAAGCCGCTGCAGAGCGCCATGAAGCTTGCCAACGGGGCCATCGAGCTGGACACCGGCAACCGGCCCCGG GAGGCATACACGGAATACCTGAGGAGCATCCACTATATCTCCCAGGTGTTACTGGAAGAAGTGGAAACCACTAAAG AAGCTGGGGAAACTGTGCCCCCCGACACCTCCAAGATGCTGAAGCTAGCACAGCAGTGTCTGGAGAGGGCCCAGTCGACGGCCGCCAAGCTTG GGAAAACACGCCTGAAGCCAACCATGCCTGCAGCTGCTCCCATCCCCCAGCCTGCCGGACGACACCGCCGTGTATACTCCGATGAAGGAGGAAAGCTCTCTCCTTTTCTGCCACCCGAGATCTTCCAGAAGCTTCAGGGGGCAGAGTCACAAAGCTGTAAGAA AGAGCTGACGCCACTGGAGGAGGCCTCCCTGCAGAATCAGAAGCTGAAGGCTGCGTATGAGGCCCGAATGGCGAGGCTAGACCCCAGCCAGGCCATGCAGAAGACATCCCTG ACCCTCTCTCTACAGCGGCAGATGATGGAGAACCTAGTGATTGCCAAAGCCCGGGAGGAGACA CTCCAGAGAAAGATGGAGGAGCGCCGGCTGCGGCTCCAGGAGGCCGCCAACAG GAGGTTTTGCAGCCAAGTCGCCCTGACCCCGGAGGAACGGGAGCAGCGGGCCCTTTACGCCGCCATCCTGGAGTACGAACAGGACCAT GACTGGCCGAAGCACTGGAAGGCCAAGCTCAAGAGGAATCCGGGGGACCTGTCACtcgtgaccagcctggtctcACACCTGCTCAG CCTCCCTGACCACCCGATCGCGCAGCTCCTGAGGCGGCTGCAGTGCTCCGTGTACAGCGCCCTGTATCCCGCCGTGAGCAGAGCAGCCGCGCCAGCCCCAGGCTGCTGCCCCCCGACCCCCAACCCCGGAAGCCGACGGCTGCGGCCCTCGCAGAGCCTCCATTGCATGCTGTCCCCGCCCGAGCCCAGCGCAGCCCCGCGGCCCCAGGACAGTCCCCCCACGCCCCCACTCCAACCCGGCCCCGTGGGGTCTCCCTCACCCCTGGGGGACACCGCATCTGGATTGCCAGACAAGGACAGCTCGTTCGAGGACCTGGAGCAGTTCCTGGGGACGTCTGAGCGGCAGGGCCGGGGCCGTGGGGTACAGCCGGAGCCCCAGCTGCAGCAGCTGAAGACCGCGGTGGAGGAGATCCACAATGCCATAG ACAGGCTGCTCTCGCTGACCCTTCTGGCCTTCGAAGGCCTAAACACAGCTGCCTCCAAGGACCGCTGCCTGGCCTGCATTGAGGAACCCTTTTTCTGCCCGCTGTGGCCTCTGCTGCTGGCCCTGTACAG GAGCGTGCACCGAGCCCGGGAGGCTGCCCTGAGCAGGAGCATGGAGCTCTACAGGAATGCACCTCCCACCGCCATTGGCATCCCCACCAAGCTCCTCCCCCAGAACCCTGAGGCCAAGGGGGCCACTGACTACCCCTACTGCGCGGCGGCCCAGGAGCTTGGACTGCTGGTCCTGGAGAGCTGCCCCCAGAAGAAGCTGGAGTGCATAGGTCAGCAG TGCGGACCCTGCGGATCATCTGTGTCTGTGCGGAAGACTACTGCCCCACCCCAGAGGCCACACCCCAGGCCGGGCCCCCGCCCATCGCTGCAGCTGCCAT GTACCTGA
- the VPS9D1 gene encoding VPS9 domain-containing protein 1 isoform X13: MAAAAGDGTVKPLQSAMKLANGAIELDTGNRPREAYTEYLRSIHYISQVLLEEVETTKEAGETVPPDTSKMLKLAQQCLERAQSTAAKLGKTRLKPTMPAAAPIPQPAGRHRRVYSDEGGKLSPFLPPEIFQKLQGAESQSCKKELTPLEEASLQNQKLKAAYEARMARLDPSQAMQKTSLTLSLQRQMMENLVIAKAREETLQRKMEERRLRLQEAANRRFCSQVALTPEEREQRALYAAILEYEQDHDWPKHWKAKLKRNPGDLSLVTSLVSHLLSLPDHPIAQLLRRLQCSVYSALYPAVSRAAAPAPGCCPPTPNPGSRRLRPSQSLHCMLSPPEPSAAPRPQDSPPTPPLQPGPVGSPSPLGDTASGLPDKDSSFEDLEQFLGTSERQGRGRGVQPEPQLQQLKTAVEEIHNAIADRLLSLTLLAFEGLNTAASKDRCLACIEEPFFCPLWPLLLALYRSVHRAREAALSRSMELYRNAPPTAIGIPTKLLPQNPEAKGATDYPYCAAAQELGLLVLESCPQKKLECIGQQCGPCGSSVSVRKTTAPPQRPHPRPGPRPSLQLPCT, translated from the exons ATGGCCGCTGCGGCCGGGGACGGCACGGTGAAGCCGCTGCAGAGCGCCATGAAGCTTGCCAACGGGGCCATCGAGCTGGACACCGGCAACCGGCCCCGG GAGGCATACACGGAATACCTGAGGAGCATCCACTATATCTCCCAGGTGTTACTGGAAGAAGTGGAAACCACTAAAG AAGCTGGGGAAACTGTGCCCCCCGACACCTCCAAGATGCTGAAGCTAGCACAGCAGTGTCTGGAGAGGGCCCAGTCGACGGCCGCCAAGCTTG GGAAAACACGCCTGAAGCCAACCATGCCTGCAGCTGCTCCCATCCCCCAGCCTGCCGGACGACACCGCCGTGTATACTCCGATGAAGGAGGAAAGCTCTCTCCTTTTCTGCCACCCGAGATCTTCCAGAAGCTTCAGGGGGCAGAGTCACAAAGCTGTAAGAA AGAGCTGACGCCACTGGAGGAGGCCTCCCTGCAGAATCAGAAGCTGAAGGCTGCGTATGAGGCCCGAATGGCGAGGCTAGACCCCAGCCAGGCCATGCAGAAGACATCCCTG ACCCTCTCTCTACAGCGGCAGATGATGGAGAACCTAGTGATTGCCAAAGCCCGGGAGGAGACA CTCCAGAGAAAGATGGAGGAGCGCCGGCTGCGGCTCCAGGAGGCCGCCAACAG GAGGTTTTGCAGCCAAGTCGCCCTGACCCCGGAGGAACGGGAGCAGCGGGCCCTTTACGCCGCCATCCTGGAGTACGAACAGGACCAT GACTGGCCGAAGCACTGGAAGGCCAAGCTCAAGAGGAATCCGGGGGACCTGTCACtcgtgaccagcctggtctcACACCTGCTCAG CCTCCCTGACCACCCGATCGCGCAGCTCCTGAGGCGGCTGCAGTGCTCCGTGTACAGCGCCCTGTATCCCGCCGTGAGCAGAGCAGCCGCGCCAGCCCCAGGCTGCTGCCCCCCGACCCCCAACCCCGGAAGCCGACGGCTGCGGCCCTCGCAGAGCCTCCATTGCATGCTGTCCCCGCCCGAGCCCAGCGCAGCCCCGCGGCCCCAGGACAGTCCCCCCACGCCCCCACTCCAACCCGGCCCCGTGGGGTCTCCCTCACCCCTGGGGGACACCGCATCTGGATTGCCAGACAAGGACAGCTCGTTCGAGGACCTGGAGCAGTTCCTGGGGACGTCTGAGCGGCAGGGCCGGGGCCGTGGGGTACAGCCGGAGCCCCAGCTGCAGCAGCTGAAGACCGCGGTGGAGGAGATCCACAATGCCATAG CAGACAGGCTGCTCTCGCTGACCCTTCTGGCCTTCGAAGGCCTAAACACAGCTGCCTCCAAGGACCGCTGCCTGGCCTGCATTGAGGAACCCTTTTTCTGCCCGCTGTGGCCTCTGCTGCTGGCCCTGTACAG GAGCGTGCACCGAGCCCGGGAGGCTGCCCTGAGCAGGAGCATGGAGCTCTACAGGAATGCACCTCCCACCGCCATTGGCATCCCCACCAAGCTCCTCCCCCAGAACCCTGAGGCCAAGGGGGCCACTGACTACCCCTACTGCGCGGCGGCCCAGGAGCTTGGACTGCTGGTCCTGGAGAGCTGCCCCCAGAAGAAGCTGGAGTGCATAGGTCAGCAG TGCGGACCCTGCGGATCATCTGTGTCTGTGCGGAAGACTACTGCCCCACCCCAGAGGCCACACCCCAGGCCGGGCCCCCGCCCATCGCTGCAGCTGCCAT GTACCTGA